A window from Salvia miltiorrhiza cultivar Shanhuang (shh) chromosome 2, IMPLAD_Smil_shh, whole genome shotgun sequence encodes these proteins:
- the LOC131008379 gene encoding uncharacterized protein LOC131008379 — protein sequence MVSEMQRLLSNPQTVYDIETAPDVGLGPIENDESWTWFFHRLRVCFDQPDDLLIVSDQHKRIKNAVELMYPNAAHGFCYYHIQKNLARYGQHVAALFKATAYTYRSEEFERNFAALHIMKSAAHKQLLTVGEHRWARLKCCVPRTSFMTSNAAESLNSRLLWARRLPVCSLLESFRTIVEKWFDKRRSTAAARSHELTEVVSSKVHVAVEQGHRLVVRGTTTHMFIVEEENTFFVVDLENRTCECREFELDQIPCRHACAAIRRSGLNVTDFVGRYFKQYALLETYAARIAPVPHPTSWNVPEGVSSYIVKPPIIKRQSGHPKMTRAQSTVETAVESSSRAKSKICSRCKVVGHNRRKCTASLVLGDVDLNEPAGDGEQEEQEQTVETRRRRKKKCSVCKSEKHTRNLCPMQVGES from the exons ATGGTTAGTGAAATGCAGCGACTATTG TCTAATCCACAGACCGTATATGATATTGAGACTGCCCCTGATG TTGGGCTTGGCCCAATTGAAAACGACGAGTCATGGACATGGTTTTTCCATCGATTGCGTGTTTGTTTTGACCAGCCTGATGATTTGTTGATTGTGTCTGATCAACATAAACGCATTAAAAATGCTGTGGAGTTAATGTATCCGAATGCGGCCCATGGATTTTGTTATTACCATATACAGAAAAATCTTGCACGCTACGGGCAACATGTTGCAGCACTTTTCAAAGCAACAGCATATACTTATCGATCTGAGGAGTTCGAGAGAAATTTTGCTGCATTGCACATTATGAAATCGGCAGCACACAAACAATTACTTACTGTTGGGGAGCATAGGTGGGCTAGATTGAAGTGTTGTGTACCACGTACCAGTTTCATGACGTCAAATGCAGCCGAGAGTTTGAATAGTCGATTATTGTGGGCTCGACGTCTACCAGTTTGCTCGTTGCTTGAGTCCTTTCGAACTATCGTAGAAAAATGGTTTGACAAAAGACGATCCACTGCTGCTGCACGGTCGCATGAATTGACTGAGGTGGTGTCGTCTAAGGTACATGTGGCTGTGGAACAAGGGCACCGCTTAGTTGTTCGTGGAACTACCACGCATATGTTTATAGTTGAGGAAGAGAACACATTCTTTGTGGTCGACCTTGAGAACCGGACATGTGAGTGTCGTGAGTTTGAGTTGGACCAGATCCCTTGTCGTCACGCTTGCGCTGCTATAAG GCGTTCTGGTTTAAACGTCACCGACTTTGTGGGCCGATATTTCAAACAATATGCCTTGTTGGAGACTTATGCAGCTCGCATCGCGCCCGTACCACATCCAACATCGTGGAATGTGCCAGAAGGAGTATCGTCGTATATTGTCAAGCCCCCAATTATCAAACGTCAGTCAGGTCATCCTAAGATGACACGGGCACAATCCACTGTTGAAACCGCTGTGGAGAGTTCGTCGAGAGCAAAGAGTAAAATATGCTCGCGTTGCAAGGTTGTGGGGCACAATAGACGTAAATGCACAGCATCACTCGTGTTGGGAGACGTAGATTTGAATGAACCAGCTGGAGATGGAGAACAAGAAGAGCAAGAACAAACAGTTGAGACAAGAAGGCGGCGCAAGAAGAAGTGTAGTGTTTGCAAGAGCGAAAAGCATACAAGAAATTTATGTCCTATGCAGGTTGGTGAATCTTAA
- the LOC131012190 gene encoding uncharacterized protein LOC131012190: protein MFDSLYNRIRNVPWKAAVDNAMSIYNANKGKKFKNSAKWETVKAPRQPGGTECGFFVMRYMKEIVQGFEKDANISLPSLFTNVQYSQVEIDEVREEWAKCVLTHVLD from the exons ATGTTCGACTCTCTTTATAATAGAATTCGTAATGTCCCTTGGAAAGCTGCTGTTGACAA TGCTATGAGTATCTACAATGCAAACAAAggaaagaaattcaagaactcggCAAAATGGGAAACTGTAAAG GCTCCTAGGCAACCTGGTGGTACGGAATGTGGATTTTTTGTGATGCGCTATATGAAAGAAATAGTGCAAGGGTTTGAAAAGGACGCCAATATTTCTCTGCCATCATTG TTTACGAATGTACAATATTCTCAAGTTGAAATCGATGAAGTTCGCGAGGAATGGGCTAAGTGTGTTCTTACACATGTATTGGACTGA
- the LOC131012194 gene encoding flowering time control protein FPA, with amino-acid sequence MSIREGRGRPRGDYPSRSEDRSYRGRGSNPPPSRHLWVGNLPHNLTESDVVHHFLHFGELESIAFQPGRSYAFINYRNEDDAYAAFKELQGFDIEGNPLRIEYAKAEKSLAPPRDADYSERRDNPHSRGRGSPFSSRDSRMRYSSPELSHQSKSKMSDKNAEPSEVLWIGFPAQLKVDEYVLRKAFSPFGDIEKITAFPGRTYAFVRFRDVMAACEAKETLQGKLFGNPRVHICFAKNDMGPSNKERSSNAPPSPHIGKYGRTEYFDDFGSDRDYGHISGDPSIRSPPYAPHLDRGDRNMRDTNSWSGRHDIHEQRRFPGHGSELGLSADVYDHPHSPPRNMRAHIREFSPKGFPHQGPIYDDPWDLPEDVSFLRGTKKLKTERYPLDNELPEYPLSDLEKSKRMPPRNIPQSGLDNNDNSRHSGYRPIPERLMNTGQPFMERGDHWNAPYDDFQVAPLPMPPVDRRKLNSDSREPSSKEVWRWEGMIAKGGTTVCRARCFPVGKPPDMVLPEILDCTARTSLDMLAKHYYQAASAWVVFFAPANDPDISYYNEFMSYLGEKQRAAVVKLDERNTLFLVPPSEFSEKVLKVPGKLSISGVVLRLDPPGSSYGSLPPNENRETSFNSFQNESVYQNPVSPSGPYLPPPPPLTGYEKPGTVAPIPGNSSSISDMRSIDAQGHDYVRKPAHGANWSPHDYQDLNPTVRDTTPQVSNLPTGSMGHPYYAVPRQMQEATHSSYTPGNSGLPTSGNGKWPVPENPSISSSLPVAGLPPEQLAQLASSLLGQQGQLSGVSSSGEYKPSGGNINQPEYQYRMPQNYGLANDQMSSDFPASQYNQVRQLLQQAPNLVVSQREAQLNQQQQQQQLQIAEQDDPDADPQKRLEATLQLAAALLQQIQQGKGT; translated from the exons ATG AGCATCAGAGAAGGAAGAGGCAGACCTCGTGGGGATTACCCTTCAAGATCAGAAGATAGATCCTACCGTGGTCGGGGGAGTAATCCGCCACCATCAAGGCATCTCTGGGTCGGAAATCTTCCTCACAACTTAACTGAAAGTGATGTGGTCCATCATTTTCTACACTTTGGAGAGCTTGAAAGCATTGCATTTCAACCAGGTCGGAGCTATGCTTTTATTAATTATAGAAATGAAGATGATGCCTATGCTGCATTTAAAGAGCTTCAAGGTTTTGATATTGAAGGCAATCCACTTAGAATTGAGTATGCCAAGGCG GAAAAATCATTAGCTCCACCACGTGATGCAGACTACTCTGAGCGGAGGGATAATCCACATTCCAGGGGACGAGGATCTCCCTTTTCCTCGAGGGACTCAAGAATGCGTTACTCTAGTCCTGAGTTATCACATCAGAGCAAGTCCAAGATGAGTGACAAAAATGCAGAACCAAGTGAGGTCTTGTGGATTGGATTTCCTGCCCAACTGAAAGTAGATGAATATGTTTTGAGAAAGGCCTTTTCACCATTTGGTGACATTGAGAAGATAACTGCATTTCCAGGTCGCACGTATGCATTTGTTCGCTTCAGAGATGTGATGGCAGCCTGCGAGGCTAAAGAAACTCTGCAAGGAAAGTTATTTGGAAATCCCCGTGTACATATATGTTTTGCGAAGAACGACATGGGGCCATCAAACAAAGAGAGGAGCTCAAATGCTCCTCCTTCGCCACACATTGGAAAATATGGACGCACTGAATATTTTGATGACTTTGGATCTGATAGGGACTATGGCCATATATCTGGGGATCCCAGCATCAGATCTCCTCCTTATGCGCCACATCTGGATCGTGGTGATCGTAACATGAGGGATACTAATTCGTGGTCTGGGAGACATGATATCCATGAGCAGAGGAGATTCCCTGGGCATGGGTCTGAGCTAGGGTTATCCGCAGATGTTTATGATCATCCCCATAGCCCTCCAAGGAACATGAGAGCACATATTCGTGAATTCTCTCCTAAAGGTTTTCCTCATCAAGGTCCAATCTATGATGATCCGTGGGATTTGCCTGAAGATGTCTCTTTCTTGCGCGGGACCAAAAAACTGAAGACCGAGAGATATCCTCTTGATAATGAGTTACCAGAATATCCACTATCTGATTTAGAGAAATCGAAACGTATGCCCCCTCGTAATATTCCTCAGTCCGGCCTCGATAACAATGACAATTCCAGACATTCAGGTTATAGACCAATTCCTGAGCGTTTGATGAACACTGGCCAACCATTTATGGAAAGGGGTGATCATTGGAATGCACCATATGATGATTTTCAGGTTGCCCCTCTGCCGATGCCTCCTGTTGATCGGAGAAAATTGAACTCTGATTCACGCGAACCTTCCTCGAAAGAAGTTTGGAGGTGGGAGGGAATGATAGCCAAGGGAGGAACAACTGTTTGTCGTGCTCGCTGCTTCCCTGTTGGAAAACCGCCGGACATGGTCCT GCCTGAAATTCTCGATTGTACAGCGAGGACTAGCTTAGACATGCTTGCGAAGCATTACTATCAGGCGGCTAGTGCTTGGGTTGTCTTTTTTGCCCCAGCAAATGATCCCGACATTTCATATTACAATGAATTCATGAGCTATCTTGGGGAGAAGCAGCGGGCAGCAGTCGTAAAATTGGATGAAAGGAACACCTTATTTCTCGTACCTCCTTCAGAGTTCTCCGAGAAAGTTCTGAAAGTACCAGGTAAACTGAGCATCTCTGGTGTTGTCTTGAGGTTAGATCCTCCTGGTTCTAGCTATGGATCCCTTCCTCCAAACGAAAACCGAGAAACTTCATTTAACTCGTTCCAGAATGAATCGGTGTACCAGAATCCAGTCTCACCATCAGGGCCTTACTTGCCGCCTCCACCACCTCTTACTGGCTACGAAAAACCTGGAACCGTAGCACCTATTCCCGGGAATTCATCTTCAATTAGTGATATGCGGTCAATTGATGCGCAAGGGCATGATTATGTTCGGAAGCCTGCACATGGAGCAAACTGGTCTCCCCATGATTATCAGGACTTGAACCCCACCGTTAGAGATACTACACCACAGGTCTCTAATCTGCCAACGGGCTCCATGGGTCACCCTTACTATGCAGTTCCTCGACAAATGCAGGAAGCAACTCATAGTAGCTATACACCCGGTAACTCGGGTCTCCCCACGAGTGGAAATGGCAAGTGGCCTGTTCCGGAAAACCCTTCTATTTCTTCATCGTTGCCTGTTGCAGGTCTCCCACCGGAGCAACTTGCTCAGCTGGCGTCGTCTCTTCTCGGACAACAGGGACAATTGAGTGGCGTATCGAGCTCCGGAGAGTACAAACCATCAGGAGGAAACATTAATCAACCAGAATACCAGTACAGAATGCCCCAAAATTACGGATTAGCTAATGATCAGATGTCATCCGATTTCCCAGCATCACAGTATAACCAAGTGCGGCAGTTGCTGCAGCAGGCCCCAAACTTAGTTGTATCGCAACGAGAGGCTCAGTTaaaccagcagcagcagcagcagcaacttCAAATTGCCGAGCAAGATGATCCTGATGCTGATCCACAGAAGCGTTTGGAAGCAACACTGCAGCTCGCTGCAGCTCTTCTTCAGCAAATCCAGCAAGGGAAAGGTACCTGA
- the LOC131012192 gene encoding uncharacterized protein LOC131012192, protein MLRFLTITRSGLRSRRWMSVMSFGDNSQGALGLHDFPLGLASDAYDPTPIPGLPPDVCAVAAGHYHSLALTSEGHVWAWGRNTESQLGRGPFSPRETWNKPQKVEGLDKVMVRSAFASGVVSAAIGDDGALWVWGKSKRGQLGLGKDITEAVLPARVESLLGQEIVKVSLGWGHVLALTKHGKLFGWGYYADGRLGRMGRSLEASPLDSIAEKVKSSSENQNMMIEAAEKLVSEAMEKEKDMPIIWEPTLIEEVGDAEVADVACGLDHSLILCRDGTLLSGGSNVYGQLGRVTEGLGLHVVDLGLRPISVASGLGHSLAICSAEDGPTLVTWGWNQSSQLGRDGPENTPLVVGSLAGEVPVSVSGGRVHSIAVTEKREVWSWGCGRNGRLGVGSSADEAEPVLVEYLEGSDVLQAVAGFDHNLVLVHE, encoded by the exons ATGCTACGATTCCTCACCATAACCCGATCGGGCCTTCGGAGCCGCCGGTGGATGTCCGTCATGAGCTTCGGCGATAACTCCCAGGGTGCACTCGGTCTCCACGACTTTCCCCTTGGGCTGGCCTCCGACGCCTACGACCCCACTCCTATACCGGGCCTGCCGCCCGACGTttgcgccgtcgccgccggtcACTACCACTCTCTCGCCCTCACTTCTGAGGGCCACGTTTGGGCCTGGGGACGGAATACCGAATCACAGCTCGGCCGCGGCCCGTTTTCTCCTAG AGAGACTTGGAATAAACCGCAAAAAGTGGAAGGGCTGGATAAGGTGATGGTTCGATCTGCATTTGCATCTGGTGTTGTATCTGCTGCTATTGGAGATGATGGTGCCTTGTGGGTGTGGGGGAAGTCGAAGCGTGGGCAGCTAGGTCTTGGAAAAGATATCACCGAGGCTGTCTTACCGGCTAGGGTTGAATCACTTCTTGGACAAGAGATAGTTAAG GTTTCACTTGGTTGGGGACATGTTCTTGCTCTGACTAAGCACGGGAAATTGTTTGGCTGGGGTTATTATGCAGATGGTAGATTAGGGAGGATGGGCAGATCTTTGGAAGCCTCACCATTGGATTCCATTGCTGAAAAAGTGAAATCGTCAAGTGAAAATCagaatatgatgattgaagcaGCTGAGAAACTGGTTTCAGAAGCAATGGAGAAGGAAAAGGACATGCCTATAATCTGGGAGCCTACTTTGATCGAAGAAGTCGGTGATGCTGAAGTTGCGGATGTTGCTTGTGGGCTTGATCATTCCTTAATATTATGCA GGGATGGTACTCTTCTAAGTGGAGGGAGCAACGTGTACGGTCAACTAGGTCGAGTGACAGAAGGTTTAGGATTGCATGTTGTCGACCTTGGCCTGCGGCCAATCAGTGTAGCATCAGGGCTGGGGCATTCTTTAGCTATCTGCAGCGCAGAAGATGGACCAACTCTTGTTACATGGGGATGGAACCAGAGTTCTCAACTTGGGCGAGACGGTCCAGAGAATACGCCCCTCGTTGTTGGCAGTTTGGCTGGTGAAGTGCCGGTTTCTGTTTCCGGAGGGCGGGTGCATTCTATTGCAGTTACAGAGAAGAGGGAGGTTTGGTCTTGGGGCTGTGGTAGAAATGGCCGGCTTGGAGTGGGTAGCTCTGCTGATGAAGCCGAACCTGTGTTGGTCGAATATTTAGAGGGTTCTGATGTTTTGCAAGCCGTCGCAGGGTTTGATCACAATCTTGTTCTGGTCCACGAATGA
- the LOC131008378 gene encoding uncharacterized protein LOC131008378 — MFCCVRTRGRKEGKKGQQPAAANGKGQPPPPPPPAGYDEKVGKSQGNGMKDGNMVVLAGAGAAVAATAATAVVVAGVGDSGDDGTSQGCCCGGGGDGGGCGGGGCGGCGGCGG; from the coding sequence ATGTTTTGCTGCGTGCGAACAAGAGGCCGCAAAGAAGGGAAAAAGGGTCAGCAGCCAGCGGCGGCGAACGGCAAAggccagccgccgccgccgccgccaccagcgGGGTACGATGAGAAGGTGGGGAAGTCTCAAGGCAACGGGATGAAGGATGGAAACATGGTAGTTCTGGCGGGGGCAGGCGCTGCTGTTGCTGCCACCGCCGCTACGGCTGTCGTGGTGGCTGGCGTCGGGGATTCCGGTGATGACGGTACGTCGCAGGGGTGCTGCTGTGGTGGTGGAGGCGATGGAGGGGGTTGCGGCGGTGGCGGTTGCGGCGGCTGTGGTGGTTGTGGAGGTTGA
- the LOC131012189 gene encoding uncharacterized protein LOC131012189, with product MFFFLGAQLLHIKESVQLHWREVPADVKQEIWETVKLSYNVPDGWKASCLESANNKWRSWKTRLYNDFIVPNKNDAAKLYTPPPDTGILRVDWSQFVITRITDDFKKLSEKQKERRSS from the exons ATGTTCTTTTTTCTGGGTGCTCAACTGCTGCATATAAAGGAAAGCGTGCAGCTGCATTGGAGAGAAGTTCCTGCAGATGTGAAACAGGAGATCTGGGAAACGGTGAAG TTATCTTACAATGTTCCTGATGGATGGAAGGCTTCTTGTTTGGAATCAGCAAATAATAAGTGGCGATCATGGAAAACTCGTCTGTATAATGACTTTATTGTGCCAAACAAAAATGATGCAGCAAAGTTGTATACACCACCGCCGGATACTGGAATTCTACGAGTGGACTGGAGTCAGTTTGTCATAACTCGAATTACAGATGATTTTAAG AAACTGAGTGAAAAGCAAAAGGAGAGAAGGAGTAGTTGA
- the LOC131012193 gene encoding uncharacterized protein LOC131012193 isoform X2, whose translation MPLKLFPHSLFPTAKLQPPSHLFSAPAVLQLKNGTTTTTTTTTMSRLRNPTRRFPTTTAAISASSAPLDLTEENIEQVLTDAKTELGQLFDTSVNITGKVELAELDGPYVKIRLSGRFWHKRSTVLARLGNYLKQRIPEILEVDIEDEKQLDDSPANF comes from the exons ATGCCACTGAAACTATTTCCTCATAGCCTCTTTCCCACAGCAAAGCTTCAACCTCCGTCACATCTCTTCTCCGCGCCTGCGGTGTTGCAGCTGAAGAATGGAACAACAACGACAACAACAACGACAACAATGTCCCGCCTCAGAAACCCAACGCGGAGGTTCCCTACTACTACTGCTGCAATCTCAGCCTCATCTGCACCACTTGATTTAACAGAGGAAAATATTGAGCAGGTCCTTACCGATGCCAAAACAGAG CTGGGACAACTCTTTGACACTTCAGTTAACATAACAG GAAAAGTCGAACTCGCAGAACTGGATGGACCTTATGTGAAGATCAGGCTCAGCGGCCGATTTTGGCACAAACGTTCCACGGTTTTGGCTAGGTTGGGGAATTACTTGAAGCAAAGAATACCT GAAATTTTGGAGGTGGATATAGAAGACGAGAAGCAGCTTGATGATAGCCCTGCAAACTTTTGA
- the LOC131012193 gene encoding uncharacterized protein LOC131012193 isoform X1, whose amino-acid sequence MPLKLFPHSLFPTAKLQPPSHLFSAPAVLQLKNGTTTTTTTTTMSRLRNPTRRFPTTTAAISASSAPLDLTEENIEQVLTDAKTELGQLFDTSVNITGKVELAELDGPYVKIRLSGRFWHKRSTVLARLGNYLKQRIPVSADPRSVSTSFEDRAELVSGLPSSQEILEVDIEDEKQLDDSPANF is encoded by the exons ATGCCACTGAAACTATTTCCTCATAGCCTCTTTCCCACAGCAAAGCTTCAACCTCCGTCACATCTCTTCTCCGCGCCTGCGGTGTTGCAGCTGAAGAATGGAACAACAACGACAACAACAACGACAACAATGTCCCGCCTCAGAAACCCAACGCGGAGGTTCCCTACTACTACTGCTGCAATCTCAGCCTCATCTGCACCACTTGATTTAACAGAGGAAAATATTGAGCAGGTCCTTACCGATGCCAAAACAGAG CTGGGACAACTCTTTGACACTTCAGTTAACATAACAG GAAAAGTCGAACTCGCAGAACTGGATGGACCTTATGTGAAGATCAGGCTCAGCGGCCGATTTTGGCACAAACGTTCCACGGTTTTGGCTAGGTTGGGGAATTACTTGAAGCAAAGAATACCTGTAAGTGCTGATCCTCGTTCTGTTTCAACTTCATTTGAAGATCGTGCTGAGCTCGTTTCTGGGCTTCCCTCATCTCAGGAAATTTTGGAGGTGGATATAGAAGACGAGAAGCAGCTTGATGATAGCCCTGCAAACTTTTGA